A region from the Drosophila mauritiana strain mau12 chromosome 2L, ASM438214v1, whole genome shotgun sequence genome encodes:
- the LOC117151068 gene encoding enolase, producing MSWTASVLWRTSTTSMKFLRLRWPLPRIPQNKSASVAPRFRSKSAVSQLSSGFKFVQIRKSTCDSNEMTIKAIKARQIYDSRGNPTVEVDLTTELGLFRAAVPSGASTGVHEALELRDNDKANYHGKSVLKAVGHVNDTLGPELIKANLDVVDQASIDNFMIKLDGTENKSKFGANAILGVSLAVAKAGAAKKGVPLYKHIADLAGNKEIILPVPAFNVINGGSHAGNKLAMQEFMILPTGATSFTEAMKMGSEVYHHLKNVIKAKFGLDATAVGDEGGFAPNIQSNKEALNLISDAIAKAGYTGKIEIGMDVAASEFYKDGQYDLDFKNEKSDKSQWLAADKLADLYQEFIKDFPIVSIEDPFDQDHWEAWSNLTGCTDIQIVGDDLTVTNPKRIATAVEKKACNCLLLKVNQIGTVTESIAAHLLAKKNGWGTMVSHRSGETEDSFIGDLVVGLSTGQIKTGAPCRSERLAKYNQILRIEEEIGAGVKFAGKSFRKPQ from the exons ATGTCTTGGACCGCTTCAGTTTTATGGAGGACTTCCACCACTAGCATGAAGTTTCTGCGTCTGCGCTGGCCTCTCCCCAGAATTCCCCAGAATAAATCGGCAAGCGTTGCGCCGCGTTTCAGAAGCAAATCAGCAGTCAGCCAGCTCTCATCTGGATTTAAATTTGTGCAGATCCGAAAAAGTACTTG TGACAGCAACGAGATGACCATCAAAGCGATCAAGGCCCGTCAGATCTACGACTCCCGTGGCAACCCCACCGTGGAGGTCGACCTGACCACCGAGCTGGGACTCTTCCGCGCCGCCGTGCCCTCCGGCGCCTCCACCGGCGTCCACGAGGCCCTGGAGCTGCGCGACAACGACAAGGCCAACTACCATGGCAAGTCGGTGCTGAAGGCCGTGGGCCATGTGAACGACACCCTGGGCCCCGAGCTGATCAAGGCCAATCTGGATGTGGTTGACCAGGCGTCCATCGACAACTTCATGATCAAGTTGGACGGCACCGAGAACAAGAGCAAGTTCGGAGCCAACGCCATCCTGGGCGTTTCCCTGGCCGTGGCCAAGGCCGGAGCCGCCAAGAAGGGCGTGCCCCTGTACAAACACATCGCCGATCTGGCTGGCAACAAGGAGATCATCCTGCCGGTGCCCGCTTTCAACGTGATCAACGGCGGCAGCCACGCCGGCAACAAGCTGGCCATGCAGGAGTTCATGATCCTGCCCACCGGCGCCACCAGCTTCACAGAGGCCATGAAGATGGGCTCCGAGGTGTACCACCACCTGAAGAACGTGATCAAGGCCAAGTTCGGTCTGGACGCCACCGCCGTGGGCGATGAGGGCGGCTTCGCCCCCAACATCCAGTCCAACAAGGAGGCTCTGAACCTGATCAGCGATGCCATCGCCAAGGCCGGATACACCGGCAAGATCGAGATCGGCATGGACGTGGCCGCCTCCGAGTTCTACAAGGATGGCCAGTACGATCTGGACTTCAAGAACGAGAAGAGCGACAAGTCCCAGTGGCTGGCCGCCGACAAGCTGGCCGACCTGTACCAGGAGTTCATCAAGGACTTCCCCATCGTCTCGATTGAGGATCCCTTCGACCAGGACCACTGGGAGGCCTGGTCCAACCTGACCGGCTGCACCGATATCCAGATCGTGGGCGATGATCTGACCGTGACCAACCCCAAGCGCATTGCCACCGCCGTGGAGAAGAAGGCCTGCAACTGCCTGCTCCTGAAGGTCAACCAGATCGGCACCGTGACCGAGTCCATTGCCGCCCATCTGCTGGCCAAGAAGAACGGCTGGGGCACCATGGTCTCCCACCGTTCCGGCGAGACCGAGGACTCGTTCATCGGTGACCTGGTCGTCGGTCTGTCCACCGGCCAGATCAAGACCGGAGCTCCTTGCCGCTCGGAGCGTCTGGCCAAGTACAACCAGATCCTGCGCATCGAGGAGGAGATCGGCGCTGGTGTCAAGTTTGCCGGCAAGTCGTTCAGGAAGCCGCAGTAA
- the LOC117151070 gene encoding exosome complex component RRP40, whose product MSATNTIVMPGERIAAIEELAKSKRVILGPGLRRLDDTVVASKAGPLRHKEPGTFWVDNYQRRYIPARGDLILGIVRAKSGDMYRVDIGAADTASISYLAFEAATKKNRPDLIPGDLIYARVLNASADIEPELVCVNSVGKRGKLGVLTEGFFFKCSLNLGRMLLRENCPVLAALTREMPYEIAVGVNGRIWVKAHSLKETVALANAISALEQSGCAEIDKICGNLGDFLQT is encoded by the coding sequence ATGAGCGCGACCAACACAATAGTTATGCCCGGCGAGCGGATTGCGGCCATTGAGGAGCTGGCCAAGAGCAAGCGGGTGATCCTCGGACCGGGACTGCGGCGTCTGGACGACACTGTGGTGGCCAGCAAGGCGGGCCCACTTCGACACAAGGAACCCGGCACCTTTTGGGTGGACAACTACCAGAGGAGGTACATCCCTGCACGCGGAGATCTGATCTTGGGCATTGTGCGAGCCAAGTCGGGCGATATGTACCGCGTGGACATCGGAGCAGCGGACACAGCCTCCATATCGTATCTCGCCTTTGAGGCGGCTACCAAGAAGAATCGCCCGGATTTGATCCCCGGCGATCTGATCTACGCGAGAGTCCTGAATGCCAGCGCGGACATTGAACCGGAGCTGGTCTGCGTCAACTCGGTGGGCAAACGTGGCAAACTGGGCGTCCTCACCGAAGGATTCTTCTTCAAGTGTAGCCTGAATCTGGGCAGGATGTTGCTGCGGGAAAACTGCCCCGTTCTCGCCGCTCTGACCCGGGAAATGCCCTACGAGATCGCCGTGGGAGTCAACGGCAGGATCTGGGTGAAGGCTCACTCCCTGAAAGAAACCGTTGCTCTCGCCAATGCCATTTCGGCGCTGGAGCAATCGGGATGTGCGGAAATCGACAAGATATGCGGCAATCTCGGAGACTTCCTGCAGACCTAG
- the LOC117151071 gene encoding dehydrogenase/reductase SDR family member 7 yields MSFLEFLLLLLVLYYVVYVLLWILLDCNVALWYKSRFGVSLSSMRGQVVWITGASSGIGRALALSLARHGVKLVLSARRLEQLEQVQEECLAAARGLLATKDVLVIQMDMLDLDEHKTHLNTVLNHFHRLDVLVNNAGRSQRASWTEVEIEVDRELFELDVFAVVHLSRLVVRYFVEQNGGRGHIAATSSIAGFSPVPFSPTYCAAKHALNAYLLSLKVEMRKLDVSLFAPGPIATDFLQEAFTGSQGGKVGLSTANQKRMTAQRCGDLFAVALANKMDLTWCGLFPVNLLAYCARNPTLSKILAQFMTEKTLNKIREGKL; encoded by the coding sequence ATGAGCTTCCTGGAgtttctgctgctcctgctcgtGCTGTACTATGTGGTGTACGTGCTCCTCTGGATCCTGCTCGACTGCAATGTGGCCCTGTGGTACAAGTCCCGTTTCGGAGTCTCGCTGTCGTCGATGCGCGGGCAGGTGGTTTGGATAACTGGTGCCTCGAGCGGAATAGGTCGCGCTTTGGCGCTCAGTTTGGCCAGGCATGGAGTGAAATTGGTGCTAAGTGCCCGCCGACTGGAGCAATTGGAGCAGGTGCAAGAGGAGTGCCTAGCTGCAGCTCGCGGACTGCTGGCCACCAAGGACGTGCTAGTCATTCAAATGGATATGCTCGATCTCGACGAGCATAAGACGCATCTAAACACGGTGCTCAATCACTTTCATCGACTGGATGTCCTGGTCAACAATGCTGGCCGATCCCAGCGAGCCAGTTGGACCGAAGTGGAGATCGAGGTGGACCGGGAGCTGTTCGAGCTGGATGTCTTTGCGGTGGTCCACCTCAGCCGCCTGGTGGTGCGCTACTTCGTGGAGCAGAACGGCGGTAGAGGACACATCGCTGCCACCTCAAGCATCGCCGGCTTCAGCCCAGTGCCATTTTCACCCACCTACTGTGCCGCCAAGCACGCCCTTAACGCCTACTTGCTCTCCCTAAAAGTGGAGATGCGCAAGCTGGATGTGTCGCTCTTCGCACCGGGGCCCATTGCCACAGACTTCCTGCAGGAGGCCTTCACGGGATCGCAGGGCGGAAAGGTGGGTCTGAGTACGGCCAATCAGAAACGGATGACGGCCCAGAGATGTGGCGATCTGTTCGCCGTTGCCTTGGCCAATAAGATGGATCTCACCTGGTGCGGGCTCTTCCCCGTCAACCTGTTGGCCTACTGCGCCCGGAATCCTACGCTGAGCAAGATTCTGGCTCAATTCATGACCGAGAAGACGCTGAACAAGATTCGCGAGGGCAAACTGTGA
- the LOC117151069 gene encoding rRNA-processing protein UTP23 homolog, translating into MKISRFKKSHKTLVFFASNFDYREPYQVLIDATFCQAALQQKIGIDEQIKKYFQCGVKLLTTQCVILESESLGAPLTGATSIVKRFHVHKCGHEGKPVPASECIKSMTKDNRYVVASQDRLLQESLRRIPGRCLLYLHKATPVLEAPSKASKKWVQRRAKNLMLGKQVEKIDYMKEKQGLKPAETAVKPKKHKGPKNPNPLSCKKSKKDKAKPQLKGVEQTAITKAKRKRVKIPAHVKAALGKD; encoded by the exons ATGAAAATATCTCGTTTTAAGAAGTCGCACAAAACTCTGGTGTTCTTTGCCAGCAATTTCGACTATCGGGAACCCTACCAAGTGCTAATTGATGCCACCTTTTGCCAGGCAGCCCTGCAG CAAAAGATTGGCATAGATGAGCAGATAAAGAAGTACTTCCAGTGCGGCGTTAAGCTACTGACCACCCAATGTGTTATCCTGGAGTCGGAATCCCTAGGCGCTCCTCTCACTGGAGCCACATCCATCGTCAAGCGATTTCATGTCCACAAATGCGGACACGAGGGAAAACCAGTGCCCGCTTCCGAATGCATTAAATCGATG ACCAAAGACAATCGATATGTGGTTGCCTCGCAGGATCGTCTGCTGCAGGAGAGTCTTCGGAGGATTCCCGGACGTTGTCTGCTCTACCTGCACAAAGCCACTCCCGTCTTGGAAGCGCCATCTAAAGCATCCAAGAAGTGGGTGCAACGACGGGCCAAAAACCTGATGCTGGGCAAACAGGTCGAGAAAATCGACTACATGAAGGAGAAGCAGGGACTGAAGCCAGCTGAAACTGCAGTCAAACCCAAGAAGCACAAGGGGCCCAAGAACCCCAATCCACTGTCCTGTAAGAAGAGCAAAAAGGACAAGGCGAAGCCACAGCTCAAAGGAGTTGAGCAGACTGCAATAACCAAGGCGAAACGAAAACGAGTCAAGATTCCAGCGCACGTCAAGGCAGCGCTAGGAAAAGATTAG